Proteins from a genomic interval of Clostridium sp. AN503:
- a CDS encoding carboxymuconolactone decarboxylase family protein → MKQEDSQKLERSIQILKELHEARGGSLLDSHRAMGNDPNLINMFLQQYVNCNKKDISIPKKYRELIVMAIGMATGTETTMKVHAKIAMENGATIDEVFEVLRIIFFTCGVTKLLPALETLGDLFEPIEMPE, encoded by the coding sequence ATGAAACAGGAAGATTCGCAAAAGCTGGAACGTTCCATCCAAATATTAAAAGAGTTGCATGAAGCGCGCGGCGGCAGCCTTTTGGATTCCCATCGTGCTATGGGAAATGACCCGAACCTGATCAATATGTTTTTGCAGCAATATGTAAATTGCAATAAAAAAGATATTTCCATTCCAAAAAAATATCGGGAGCTTATCGTAATGGCTATTGGCATGGCTACCGGTACGGAAACAACGATGAAAGTGCATGCTAAAATTGCCATGGAGAACGGCGCAACCATTGACGAAGTATTTGAAGTCCTCCGCATCATTTTCTTTACTTGCGGCGTGACCAAATTACTTCCTGCTCTTGAGACTTTAGGCGATCTGTTTGAACCGATAGAGATGCCAGAATAA